A region of Lycium barbarum isolate Lr01 chromosome 1, ASM1917538v2, whole genome shotgun sequence DNA encodes the following proteins:
- the LOC132607576 gene encoding uncharacterized protein LOC132607576, with the protein MFSQQLQKLKSVPPPPETKRITVLRPTKMVDNSRFGESVSKNGKEMKRAIQVGQGNGVDESHCAIAPPAPGWNIDENTAQPTRIVVLKPSLSKVNNCRAASSPPSASPRASEAEMNYANIEDNEAQDSGEVAMDITQKMRENLGGHRRDETLLSSVSSNGYIGDESSFNKSENEYVAGNLSDSEVISPVSRHSWDYINRFVEPYSCSSLSRASYSPESSVSREAKKRLSERLAMVASNGSRPEQRHLRRRSSTLGEMLALSDTKNAGGMEQKISKEEPGTSNSNLMNNSNCDEGIDESPRNLLRSKSVPVSSTEFGTQLNVDVRGPETGKPNLPEETTKPRSTKLSLKSLLFSRSKKPSKDSGSHLQSNNELQSGVKSSHCPAKVDPGREFLSADLRRSPDKLVSQNLFGEQGKISPEVGLFVSKSLPLENQCESQDQPSPISVLDTTFEEDEHPACISSGRTKPDHHGGELSVDSIRCNLIDKSPPIGSIARTLSWNDSCVDTASSVPVRPSVSTWRTEGEEKELFSFVQTLLTVAGLDEVQSDAFLLMWHSPDSPLDPSLREKYVDLSEKNTLHEARRRQRRSTRKLVFDCVNAALIEIAGYGPDTCQGAIPYGGVSNNLPEGAKLILVDQVWTRMKEWLSSEVKSLSGDDGDINSLVVDGMVRKEVVGKGWLQYLRLELDIVGTEIERKLLEELVHESVVEFTGRVW; encoded by the exons ATGTTTTCGCAGCAGTTACAAAAGTTGAAGTCCGTACCTCCTCCTCCTGAGACAAAACGAATAACTGTTCTTAGACCAACAAAGATGGTGGATAATAGTAGATTTGGTGAATCAGTAAGCAAAAATGGAAAAGAGATGAAGAGAGCCATCCAGGTGGGTCAGGGAAACGGGGTCGACGAAAGCCATTGTGCGATTGCCCCTCCTGCACCAGGTTGGAATATTGATGAAAATACCGCTCAGCCGACGAGGATAGTGGTGTTGAAACCAAGCCTTAGCAAGGTGAACAATTGCAGGGCTGCAAGTTCTCCACCTTCAGCGTCACCAAGAGCATCAGAAGCTGAAATGAACTACGCAAACATAGAGGATAATGAAGCTCAAGATTCAGGAGAGGTGGCCATGGACATAACACAGAAGATGCGAGAAAACCTTGGTGGACACAGAAGGGATGAAACTTTGCTTTCTTCTGTGTCTTCCAATGGCTACATTGGTGATGAAAGTTCATTTAACAAGTCTGAAAATGAGTATGTAGCAGGAAATCTCAGTGATTCAGAAGTCATATCACCAGTTTCTCGGCACTCCTGGGATTACATTAATAGATTTGTTGAGCCTTATTCTTGCTCTTCCTTGAGCCGTGCATCTTATTCCCCGGAATCTTCAGTTTCCAGAGAAGCCAAGAAGCGACTATCTGAGAGATTGGCAATGGTGGCATCTAATGGAAGTCGTCCGGAACAAAGACATTTACGAAGAAGGTCCAGCACATTAGGTGAGATGCTTGCTCTTTCTGACACAAAGAATGCTGGAGGAATGGAGCAGAAGATTAGCAAAGAAGAGCCCGGaacttcaaattccaacttgatgaataattccaATTGTGATGAAGGCATTGATGAGTCACCAAGGAACCTCTTGAGGTCTAAATCTGTTCCTGTATCTTCGACTGAATTTGGTACGCAGTTGAATGTGGATGTTCGAGGTCCCGAGACAGGTAAACCCAACCTTCCCGAAGAGACAACAAAGCCAAGAAGCACAAAATTGTCACTGAAAAGTCTGTTGTTCTCAAGGAGCAAAAAACCAAGCAAAGACAGCGGGAGCCATCTGCAATCCAACAATGAATTGCAGTCTGGTGTTAAGTCTTCACATTGTCCTGCAAAAGTTGATCCGGGGCGTGAGTTCTTGTCAGCCGATCTTCGCAGATCACCAGACAAACTGGTTTCCCAGAATTTATTTGGGGAGCAAGGGAAAATTTCTCCTGAG GTTGGCCTATTTGTATCAAAATCTTTGCCTTTGGAAAACCAATGTGAGAGCCAGGACCAACCAAGTCCAATATCTGTTTTGGATACAACATTTGAAGAGGATGAACATCCAGCATGTATATCCTCTGGCAGGACGAAGCCAGATCATCATG GTGGTGAGTTGTCTGTTGACTCTATAAGGTGCAATCTGATTGACAAATCTCCTCCAATAGGATCAATTGCTCGTACTCTGTCATGGAACGATTCCTGTGTAGATACGGCCAGTTCAGTTCCTGTAAGACCATCCGTATCCACTTGGCGGACAGAGGGAGAAGAAAAAGAATTGTTCTCTTTTGTTCAAACATTATTAACGGTGGCTGGCCTTGATGAAGTGCAATCTGATGCATTCTTATTGATGTGGCATTCGCCTGATAGCCCTTTGGATCCATCGCTAAGAGAAAAATATGTTGATCTCAGCGAGAAGAATACACTACACGAGGCCAGGCGAAGGCAAAGGAGATCAACCCGAAAACTTGTGTTTGATTGTGTAAATGCAGCGCTGATTGAAATTGCAGGATATGGGCCGGACACTTGCCAGGGAGCCATACCTTACGGTGGGGTCAGCAATAATCTCCCAGAAGGAGCTAAATTGATATTGGTGGACCAGGTGTGGACCCGAATGAAGGAATGGCTTTCTAGTGAGGTGAAATCTCTCTCTGGTGATGATGGGGACATAAACAGCCTGGTGGTTGATGGAATGGTGAGGAAGGAGGTTGTGGGGAAGGGGTGGCTTCAATATTTGAGACTAGAATTAGACATTGTAGGAACAGAAATTGAAAGGAAGCTGCTCGAAGAGCTTGTGCATGAATCTGTAGTTGAATTTACCGGTAGAGTGTGGTAA